Proteins encoded by one window of Bactrocera oleae isolate idBacOlea1 chromosome 4, idBacOlea1, whole genome shotgun sequence:
- the stum gene encoding protein stum isoform X2, translating to MNYKPSSSSSSNSPPHQSTYPPRSASNSSSNTHSTTTHTPAIIPLDYNYHTMSPSSISQFPIGRITSAATSTTSGAYHLHTHSRLSSTHASGSASVDVEMDNQYNSLFGDPVPPPPPPDFHTSQFNPVSVFHPVSLEISSGSEEDTTDRLASLEVERPAQTRLFSNVPFSSAFSRRMSDNAAPRNFDVLPTPMPRLQPPDIQILPNSSGDSSSEARESPNYTLLAPDTTNRHHTIYDDRQPTDVTEIVESYEVRDAKGVLDYSEATRRVSNFSEDFKSNVGALSNVEKPHMENSPPSVSQPFPHQFPNEPYTNNEWFLPATQDYPEFSKIPRLRPSSKNVMSIKREDMPMHQSPVAAMINDSNGSSSGEERMMDRTHTLDNSTVPLTSFQPPARPPDPSPTLLREIETELLLSPQEYLQYEDESPIVSSTQVTSPPPAAPPPPDLLTAMPSESQNSIKREMSPVILRNSIATGGEFRVEQTRLHKKTSFTIISEKSPQSSCTHSPSSHSQKQRSPQKMSAISPMKPVAKPRQYLQHKSLSASQLKLPQLPQQKLQAPADDSPRPSVQFNMTGRHTPNMMTQRGILQHRESLSSSQDITPSSPSAGRKSKLRRPSTLPTFAKQANESKIKSCETLPFITDPYRTAIPRFNRSVTDLHIEPAVFPPGALPRPIKPNPNPTRKQKGLLRILNGNTSHLPLRSNWASMEDLPLGRQLKTPLATPTHILQSRRRSSSTSPERRSSTQTASDRRSSNISSVTTSDFSFRRSPLPLHQQRRKSSFPSTSPKTKRRQSLIQPASLSGGRTSRTKVAKPSTLSPIIGTPNKDSSTPQSPEQNIAGSLAPSEAFSDMTSRRDSLSKIPLRSSNSRPISRSSSPLKEFMSQLPISDINSRGTSSRTTSCATVRTDASQSVSRSNSRSASRSTSRASTHPISRAASRASTRPNSRMEMAKEIANSRSNSRMSILSTASITGNVSPNSGKRSTEPSPVTTRRRTSISVSPVSNRKVRTRRQSLSPPHKKRSGSRGRGKKIRERSESRHSSRSRIPLRDSSVTKAKQTPSVVPKELGSRSPSKSKGSKMVRRTTPAQTPSNQRKNPKSAKKVPTLIHKPESNVKRKPSSVGKLEASIKKQPSNLQKPGRVNLIREPSNVRKKETPKTGTGKNIRREGTATTITTKKAAVNSSAAAVALTASGLKRHATTKNSMKFTTKSNTVTTKGKGNEKKAETTKGNNGDNNAEMTKQEEKKASSSKEDASNLKSVSPVGIETTKIAAIPVGVAAVAATSTKGAPNISSGSTGSSGSTSGIKKHPSNASLVRMASRMSLLSMKRSDSNLSKKATVPAVAEETTDGLKKTGKPGYLQKSNSRTQLKTPEDMAGLPAAILEKSQKTLENIQKTVTVATDEINKTIHENLTDLKSLESDMGRFSDSAGSPTSSVATVVENKIGGKAGTASGNESGLAGDSIARTVTAEGSTPTAGTKKMPHKNGSSGVKAATPTQKSPLPPTQPIEADVSVLNSSMHATEHATVAAAAAAAATTGAMAMPHTGVVDATVERNYTYNGDGAADKTVDGAMLDDEGRANAADASGNERNGVGRDGAKGDGVTDDDIKRRSPDGQGGSAAGSGNGSREFLKEQEGHLGTPTGCCRCCTKFCLPCRRLRCSRCCRRKKSLVGDESEEPVLSATSSVSTTNLEVIDEARHPSDHEKTKTSCWQKLNCCKRCRKQPKVAASHTNESAKMTVATKTESAMAATTPAAPKQGGCGSCLSKLFCCRRVNKVDPTTGDETELKKCCFCIPCRRKKAGRGATIASTVSRTGSVAWQDPESGIAASDASVLEGAISPEIERPQGCCKRFWSKLLCCRRKKLPKPSESRRASMKAPPPPSEDTRRKLHVDLVEYSSKMKGAIPVLPLSLAWFCAICNTIFPGLGTLFSGIFCLCVGIPRFSQYDSAKARFGSFIINIIVSVAQLFCVLFCFVGWGWSIWWGTIMLKCARKLNKIKKVERLEMEEERRQAEAAAAAAATAARGATNAGVHTTAATATTESAA from the exons ATGAATTATAAACCATCATCTTCATCCTCATCCAACAGTCCCCCACACCAATCAACGTATCCACCAAGATCCGCATCCAATTCCTCGTCGAACACCCATagcacaacaacacacacaccaGCAATCATTCCACTAGACTACAATTATCATACAATGTCACCATCCTCAATATCACAATTTCCCATCGGGCGCATTACATCTGCGGCCACCTCCACCACAAGCGGCGCTTATCATTTGCACACACATTCACGACTTAGCAGTACGCACGCGTCCGGCAGTGCCTCAGTCGATGTTGAGATGGATAATCAGTATAACAGTCTTTTCGGCGATCCTGTTCCACCGCCACCCCCGCCCGATTTTCATACTTCACAATTTAATCCTGTGAGTGTTTTCCATCCAGTGTCATTGGAAATCAGTTCTGGCTCTGAAGAAGACACTACTGACCGTCTAGCTTCGTTAGAAGTTGAAAGGCCCGCACAGACACGCCTTTTTTCTAATGTGCCTTTCAGCTCCGCATTTAGTAGGCGAATGTCTGACAATGCAGCTCCCAGAAACTTCGATGTGCTTCCCACTCCCATGCCGCGTCTTCAACCACCAGATATTCAAATATTACCTAATTCCAGTGGTGATTCAAGCTCTGAAGCACGGGAATCGCCCAATTACACATTACTCGCACCCGACACAACAAATCGCCATCATACAATATATGATGACAGGCAACCGACAGATGTAACCGAAATTGTAGAGTCTTATGAAGTCAGAGATGCAAAAGGTGTCCTCGACTACTCAGAAGCCACACGGCGCGTATCTAATTTTAGTGAAGATTTCAAATCGAATGTTGGAGCACTGAg CAACGTTGAAAAGCCACATATGGAAAATTCACCTCCTTCAGTAAGCCAACCGTTTCCTCATCAATTTCCGAACGAACCTTATACAAACAACGAATGGTTTCTGCCAGCAACTCAAGACTACCCTGAATTCAGTAAGATACCAAGACTGCGTCCAAGTTCTAAAAACGTTATGTCGATTAAAAGGGAAGACATGCCAATGCACCAGTCTCCGGTTGCAGCAATGATAAATGACTCGAACGGTTCTAGTAGTGGAGAGGAACGAATGATGGATAGAACACATACTTTAGACAATTCAACGGTACCTTTGACTAGTTTCCAACCACCAGCAAGACCACCCGACCCGTCTCCAACTCTTCTCCGTGAAATTGAAACGGAATTATTGCTCTCTCCTCAAGAGTATTTGCAATACGAGGACGAAAGTCCTATAGTTAGTTCGACTCAAGTGACATCACCTCCTCCAGCTGCTCCACCACCGCCAGATCTACTAACTGCAATGCCAAGCGAAAGTCAGAATTCCATAAAACGCGAAATGTCACCCGTGATATTGCGGAATTCAATAGCCACTGGTGGGGAATTtag GGTTGAGCAGACACGCCTTCACAAGAAGACATCATTTACAATTATTTCAGAAAAATCACCACAATCATCATGCACCCATAGTCCGTCATCGCACAGTCAAAAGCAGCGGTCACCGCAAAAAATGTCCGCCATATCGCCAATGAAACCTGTTGCTAAACCACGACAGTATTTGCAACATAAATCCTTATCAGCCTCTCAACTCAAGTTGCCACAGTTGCCACAACAGAAACTTCAAGCTCCCGCCGATGACTCTCCTCGCCCTTCTGTACAATTTAATATGACTGGTCGGCATACGCCAAACATGATGACTCAACGGGGCATATTGCAACATCGTGAGTCACTGTCATCATCGCAAGATATTACACCATCATCCCCTTCAGCGGGACGCAAATCAAAATTGCGTCGCCCTTCAACACTGCCAACATTTGCCAAACAAGCAAatgaatcaaaaataaaaagttgtgaAACTCTACCTTTTATAACCGATCCATACCGTACTGCTATTCCACGCTTCAACCGCTCCGTTACAGATCTACATATAGAGCCAGCAGTATTTCCACCAGGTGCGTTGCCTCGCCCCATTAAACCCAACCCCAACCCCACTCGGAAGCAAAAAGGTCTGCTCCGCATACTAAATGGAAACACTTCGCATTTACCATTGCGTTCAAACTGGGCTAGTATGGAGGACCTACCTCTTGGTAGGCAGCTAAAAACTCCTCTTGCAACACCTACACACATTTTACAGAGTCGTCGACGCTCAAGCTCTACATCGCCTGAACGCCGTAGTTCGACACAAACAGCTTCAGATCGGCGGAGTTCCAATATAAGTTCAGTTACAACATCCGATTTTAGTTTTCGTCGTTCGCCCTTGCCGCTACATCAGCAGCGTAGAAAATCCTCATTTCCATCTACAAGCCCCAAAACTAAACGTCGACAATCTCTAATACAACCAGCAAGCTTGTCTGGTGGCCGAACATCCCGTACAAAAGTTGCTAAGCCTTCTACGCTTTCACCCATCATTGGTACACCGAACAAAGATAGTAGCACACCTCAAAGTCCTGAACAAAATATTGCTGGTTCATTAGCACCGTCAGAGGCATTTTCGGATATGACATCTCGGCGGGATTCACTTTCAAAGATACCTTTGCGCTCTTCGAACTCGCGTCCAATTTCGCGTTCTTCATCGCCATTGAAAGAGTTTATGTCTCAATTGCCAATATCTGATATAAATTCAAGAGGAACATCTAGTCGCACTACTTCTTGTGCAACAGTAAGGACCGATGCTTCTCAATCAGTTTCGCGTAGCAATTCCAGATCGGCATCACGTTCTACTTCTCGTGCATCTACCCATCCAATATCACGAGCAGCGTCACGCGCTAGTACACGACCGAATTCGCGAATGGAAATGGCAAAAGAAATAGCAAACTCCCGATCTAACTCAAGAATGAGCATACTTTCAACAGCTTCAATCACTGGTAACGTTTCCCCTAATTCTGGAAAAAGAAGTACTGAACCTTCACCAGTAACCACTCGGCGGCGAACATCCATATCTGTCAGTCCAGTTTCAAACAGAAAAGTACGTACACGGCGACAGTCACTCAGTCCACCTCACAAAAAGAGATCAGGAAGCCGTGGGAGAGGGAAGAAAATTAGGGAGCGATCTGAGTCGAGGCATAGTTCGCGATCTCGTATACCATTAAGGGATAGTAGTGtaacaaaagcaaagcaaacaCCGTCAGTGGTGCCGAAAGAGCTAGGCAGCCGTTCACCCTCGAAATCAAAGGGTTCAAAAATGGTACGTCGAACAACGCCAGCGCAAACTCCGTCAAATCAACGAAAAAACCCAAAAAGTGCCAAAAAAGTACCTACTTTGATACATAAACCGGAGTCCAATGTGAAGCGCAAACCATCGTCCGTGGGCAAACTGGAGGCATCTATTAAAAAGCAACCAAGTAATCTTCAAAAACCCGGAAGGGTGAACCTTATACGAGAACCTTCTAATGTACGAAAGAAAGAAACTCCAAAAACTGGTACAGGAAAAAATATACGACGCGAAGGCACGGCTACAACAATAACCACAAAGAAAGCGGCTGTTAATTCTTCTGCAGCTGCTGTGGCTTTGACGGCAAGTGGACTAAAACGCCAtgctacaacaaaaaattcaatgaaGTTTACTACCAAGAGCAACACAGTAACAACTAAAGGAAAAGGAAACGAGAAGAAAGCGGAAACGACGAAGGGTAATAATGGTGACAATAACGCCGAAATGACAAAGCAAGAAGAAAAAAAGGCTTCTTCGAGCAAAGAAGATGCTAGTAATCTGAAAAGTGTTAGCCCTGTGGGAATCGAAACAACCAAAATAGCTGCAATACCTGTAGGGGTAGCTGCTGTCGCTGCTACTTCTACAAAAGGCGCACCGAACATTAGTTCTGGTAGCACGGGAAGCAGCGGTTCCACCTCAGGTATCAAAAAGCATCCTTCCAATGCATCACTTGTACGCATGGCTTCCCGAATGAGTCTGCTCAGCATGAAGCGCTCCGACAGCAACCTTAGCAAGAAGGCAACGGTCCCGGCGGTTGCTGAGGAGACAACTGATGGGTTGAAAAAAACCG GAAAACCaggatatttacaaaaaagcaACAGTCGTACACAATTGAAGACGCCTGAAGATATGGCTGGTCTACCTGCAGCCATATTAGAGAAATCCCAGAAGACTCTGGAGAATATTCAAAAGACTGTTACAGTGGCGACagatgaaattaataaaaccatTCATGAAAATCTCACCGATCTGAAAAGTCTCGAAAGTGATATGGGTCGGTTTTCAGATAGCGCAGGATCACCCACATCGAGTGTGGCTACCGTTGTGGAAAACAAAATCGGTGGTAAAGCTGGGACTGCTAGTGGTAACGAGAGTGGGTTGGCCGGAGACTCGATCGCACGCACGGTGACCGCTGAGGGATCAACCCCAACAGCGGGCACAAAAAAAATGCCGCACAAAAATGGTAGTAGCGGTGTTAAGGCTGCGACCCCCACACAAAAATCTCCTCTACCCCCAACACAGCCGATCGAGGCAGATGTTTCAGTATTGAACTCGTCCATGCACGCCACAGAGCATGCCACTGTGGCTGCAGCAGCCGCAGCAGCTGCCACAACGGGCGCAATGGCGATGCCACATACGGGCGTCGTAGACGCCACCGTCGAACGG AATTACACATACAATGGGGACGGTGCAGCGGACAAAACAGTTGATGGAGCAATGTTGGATGATGAAGGTCGTGCGAATGCCGCTGATGCGAGTGGAAACGAACGAAATGGAGTTGGCCGCGATGGTGCCAAAGGAGATGGTGTTACTGACGACGATATAAAACGGCGCTCGCCTGATGGACAGGGCGGCTCAGCGGCGGGCAGTGG CAACGGCAGCCGAGAGTTTCTGAAAGAGCAAGAAGGCCACTTAGGGACACCGACTGGTTGTTGCCGTTGCTGCACGAAGTTTTGTCTTCCATGTCGGCGCCTACGCTGCTCGCGTTGCTGTCGTCGCAAAAAGAGTCTGGTCGGCGATGAAAGCGAGGAGCCAGTACTTTCTGCGACCAGCAGCGTCTCCACCACCAACCTCGAGGTCATCGATGAAGCGCGACATCCATCGGATCACGAAAAAACCAAAACGAGCTGTTGGCAAAAATTGAACTGCTGCAAACGTTGTCGCAAGCAGCCGAAGGTGGCTGCCAGCCACACGAATGAGAGCGCAAAAATGACAGTGGCGACCAAAACGGAATCTGCGATGGCAGCAACAACACCTGCTGCACCCAAGCAGGGCGGGTGTGGATCCTGCTTgagtaaattattttgttgtcgACGTGTCAACAAGGTCGATCCCACAACTGGTGATGAGACGGAATTGAAgaagtgttgtttttgtatacctTGTCGACGCAAGAAAGCTGGACGTGGCGCTACTATCGCCTCGACAGTTTCACGGACTGGCTCGGTGGCCTGGCAAGATCCGGAAAGTGGTATTGCAGCTAGTGATGCATCTGTTTTGGAAGGTGCCATTTCGCCAGAAATAGAGCGACCACA GGGTTGTTGCAAACGCTTTTGGAGCAAACTGCTGTGTTGTCGACGCAAAAAGTTGCCGAAGCCAAGTGAGAGTCGGCGGGCAAGCATGAAGGCTCCACCACCGCCGAGTGAG gACACTCGACGCAAGCTACATGTGGACCTAGTAGAGTATAGCTCGAAAATGAAAGGCGCTATTCCAGTATTGCCGCTCTCTTTAGCCTGGTTTTGCGCAATTTGTAACACCATCTTTCCAGGACTAG GCACCTTATTCTCGGGCATTTTTTGCCTTTGCGTTGGAATCCCACGCTTTTCGCAATACGACAGCGCGAAGGCGCGTTTCGGTTCTTTCATAATCAACATAATCGTTTCCGTGGCGCAACTGTTTTGTGTCCTCTTCTGTTTTGTCGGTTGGGGCTGGTCCATCTGGTGGGGCACGATCATGCTGAAATGTGCAA gaaaactaaataaaatcaagaAGGTTGAGCGTCTGGAAATGGAGGAGGAGCGTCGCCAAGCAGAGGCAGCAGCCGCAGCTGCAGCAACAGCGGCGCGAGGGGCAACTAATGCCGGTGTTCATACTACGGCGGCGACGGCCACGACCGAGAGCGCAGCTTAA